AATATCGGCAATCTCTTCGCGTTCGCGAACCGCCATCGGTGTTTGTTGCTTCTGGACGAGTTCGACGCAATTGCGAAGCTCCGCGACGACCCGCAGGAGGTCGGTGAGATCAAGCGGGTGGTGAATGCCCTGTTGCAGAACCTGGATGCGCGTAAGGACCTCGGCTTCACCATCGGAATCACGAACCATGAGCGCCTGTTAGATCCCGCGGTCTGGCGGCGCTTCGAGGTGCAGCTTGAGATTCCGAAGCCGGACTTCCAGATGCGAATAGCGATCGCCCGGCATTTCATGCCGCCGATCGAAGCTCCCGAAAGCCATCTTCGACTGATCGCTTGGTTTACGGGGGGCTGCACGGGTGCAGAGATCGAGTCCCTGGTGCGTACCTACAAGAAGGCCACCACAGTAAAGGATCAGGATCGACGGGGTTTGTTGGACACGCTTCGGCAGTTCGCGACGCTCAATAGCGCACGCATCGACAGTACCCGGCGGGCGCTCCTGTTCAGCGATGCAGCGAACCTATTTCGCGCCATGAAAGATGATCCCGAACTCGGCTTTTCACTTACCGACATCGGCGAAGTCGCCGGCCGGGATAAATCCACAGTAAGCCGTCAACTCGGGAAGCTTGGAGATCGCCATCCTGAAACCGGCGGCGAGGTGAGCGCCGATGGCTAGCCCAATCCAGATCATTCTGAATCCCGAGAATTATGAGGAGGCTCGGGAAACCTCCGGCGGCGGTCCGAAGAAGGACTTCTTCGCAAACCGTGACCAGGAATTTCGACAACACAAGGCGCGCCTCATCGCGCAGCTCAGAACCATTGCGGACGGCTTGCAAGCTAATCCACAAACTGATCTGGGCTATGTGAAGGTGATCCTGCGCCGCTCGGCATGGGCCAAAAGCCATCGGCCACTGAAGGCGCTCTTCAAGCCGGATCGCACTCCGATCGTAGGCGGAGCGGATCTCGGCGTAATGCTTGTTGAAGCGCGGCCTCCGGTCTTGTTGCAGATCGCCGAGGAGATCGCCAGAGCTGAGGATCACAC
This genomic interval from Oceanibaculum nanhaiense contains the following:
- a CDS encoding AAA family ATPase, whose product is MEHFSIIQALCRAAMADASPALRKQVERLRDALAKEGETKQAAALTSLLTTAERTKEMAPSRLARSRAQMPGETLSRNTPLPVDRETSAPLAEILFPADIRADPPLFNSTVTAAIETIIEEWANFEALSAIDLQPPKTCLIYGAPGAGKTRLALWIAYKLDLPVVLVRLDGLVSSFLGTTARNIGNLFAFANRHRCLLLLDEFDAIAKLRDDPQEVGEIKRVVNALLQNLDARKDLGFTIGITNHERLLDPAVWRRFEVQLEIPKPDFQMRIAIARHFMPPIEAPESHLRLIAWFTGGCTGAEIESLVRTYKKATTVKDQDRRGLLDTLRQFATLNSARIDSTRRALLFSDAANLFRAMKDDPELGFSLTDIGEVAGRDKSTVSRQLGKLGDRHPETGGEVSADG